A genomic stretch from Canis lupus familiaris isolate Mischka breed German Shepherd chromosome 17, alternate assembly UU_Cfam_GSD_1.0, whole genome shotgun sequence includes:
- the RAP1A gene encoding ras-related protein Rap-1A isoform X2 produces MREYKLVVLGSGGVGKSALTVQFVQGIFVEKYDPTIEDSYRKQVEVDCQQCMLEILDTAGTEQFTAMRDLYMKNGQGFALVYSITAQSTFNDLQDLREQILRVKDTEDVPMILVGNKCDLEDERVVGKEQGQNLARQWCNCAFLESSAKSKINVNEIFYDLVRQINRKTPVEKKKPKKKSCLLL; encoded by the exons ATGCGTGAGTACAAGCTAGTGGTCCTTGGTTCAGGAGGCGTGGGGAAGTCCGCTCTG acagtTCAGTTTGTTCAGggaatttttgttgaaaaatatgaCCCAACGATAGAAGATTCCTACAGAAAG CAAGTCGAAGTAGATTGCCAACAGTGTATGCTCGAAATCCTGGACACAGCAGGAACA gagcAATTTACAGCGATGAGGGATTTGTATATGAAGAATGGCCAAGGGTTTGCACTAGTATATTCTATTACAGCTCAGTCCACGTTTAATGACTTACAGGACCTGAGGGAACAGATTTTACGGGTTAAAGACACAGAAGAT GTTCCAATGATTTTGGTTGGCAATAAATGTGACCTGGAAGATGAGCGAGTAGTTGGCAAAGAGCAGGGTCAGAATTTAGCAAGACAGTGGTGTAACTGTGCCTTTTTAGAATCTTCTGCAAAGTCAAAGATCAACGTTAATGAG atattttatgaCCTTGTCagacagataaatagaaaaacaccAGTGGAAAAGAAGAAGCCTAAAAAGAAATCATGTCTGCTGCTTTAG
- the INKA2 gene encoding PAK4-inhibitor INKA2 isoform X3 translates to MDCYLRRLKQELVSMKEVGDDLQDQMNCMMGALQELKLLQVQAALERLDISAGSTAPGGPGSPGAQPEPAGWAAAAQCASRCLPLGTELRAAGSACGCGCGCGVRPLPGAQPAGHQGRTQPGPEPLEPEDWTSTLMSRGRNRQPLVLGDNVFADLVGNWLDLPELEKGAEKGEMGEPRGERSQPRELGRRFSLTANIFRKFLRSVRPDRDRLLKEKPGWAAPAASEPRAARSHKAKKWSHPKGPGRLPFPGTAGPRHGEGPAASCPKALEPSPSGFDVNTAVWV, encoded by the coding sequence GTGTCCATGAAGGAAGTGGGCGATGACTTGCAGGATCAGATGAACTGCATGATGGGTGCCCTGCAGGAACTGAAGCTCCTCCAGGTGCAGGCGGCGCTGGAACGGCTGGACATCTCTGCAGGGAGCACAGCCCCAGGGGGCCCAGGGAGCCCCGGAGCGCAGCCGGAGCCCGCTGGCTGGGCCGCCGCAGCGCAGTGCGCCTCCAGGTGCCTTCCTCTGGGCACCGAGCTTCGGGCCGCCGGCAGCgcgtgcgggtgcgggtgcgggtgcggggtgCGGCCCCTCCCCGGGGCACAGCCTGCAGGGCACCAGGGCCGCACGCAGCCGGGGCCAGAGCCACTGGAACCCGAAGACTGGACCTCCACGTTGATGTCCCGGGGCCGGAACCGACAGCCGCTGGTGCTGGGGGACAACGTCTTTGCGGACCTGGTGGGCAACTGGCTGGACCTGCCGGAGCTGGAGAAGGGGGCGGAGAAGGGGGAGATGGGGGAGCCCCGAGGGGAGAGGAGCCAGCCCCGGGAGCTGGGCCGCAGGTTCTCTCTCACGGCGAACATCTTTAGGAAGTTCCTGCGCAGCGTGCGGCCGGACCGGGACAGGCTGCTGAAGGAGAAGCCGGGCTGGGCAGCCCCCGCGGCCTCCGAGCCCAGGGCCGCCCGCTCGCACAAGGCCAAGAAGTGGAGCCATCCCAAGGGCCCCGGACGGCTCCCCTTCCCGGGCACCGCAGGGCCCAGACACGGGGAAGGCCCCGCCGCCAGCTGCCCCAAGGCCCTGGAGCCGTCGCCTTCTGGCTTTGATGTCAACACGGCTGTTTGGGTCTGA
- the RAP1A gene encoding ras-related protein Rap-1A isoform X3, whose amino-acid sequence MALSRLSVFKQTTSCTVQFVQGIFVEKYDPTIEDSYRKQVEVDCQQCMLEILDTAGTEQFTAMRDLYMKNGQGFALVYSITAQSTFNDLQDLREQILRVKDTEDVPMILVGNKCDLEDERVVGKEQGQNLARQWCNCAFLESSAKSKINVNEIFYDLVRQINRKTPVEKKKPKKKSCLLL is encoded by the exons attgtCAGTATTTAAACAGACCACATCATGC acagtTCAGTTTGTTCAGggaatttttgttgaaaaatatgaCCCAACGATAGAAGATTCCTACAGAAAG CAAGTCGAAGTAGATTGCCAACAGTGTATGCTCGAAATCCTGGACACAGCAGGAACA gagcAATTTACAGCGATGAGGGATTTGTATATGAAGAATGGCCAAGGGTTTGCACTAGTATATTCTATTACAGCTCAGTCCACGTTTAATGACTTACAGGACCTGAGGGAACAGATTTTACGGGTTAAAGACACAGAAGAT GTTCCAATGATTTTGGTTGGCAATAAATGTGACCTGGAAGATGAGCGAGTAGTTGGCAAAGAGCAGGGTCAGAATTTAGCAAGACAGTGGTGTAACTGTGCCTTTTTAGAATCTTCTGCAAAGTCAAAGATCAACGTTAATGAG atattttatgaCCTTGTCagacagataaatagaaaaacaccAGTGGAAAAGAAGAAGCCTAAAAAGAAATCATGTCTGCTGCTTTAG
- the RAP1A gene encoding ras-related protein Rap-1A isoform X1, with protein sequence MILSVSIVVGVKQLLLVLRLSVFKQTTSCTVQFVQGIFVEKYDPTIEDSYRKQVEVDCQQCMLEILDTAGTEQFTAMRDLYMKNGQGFALVYSITAQSTFNDLQDLREQILRVKDTEDVPMILVGNKCDLEDERVVGKEQGQNLARQWCNCAFLESSAKSKINVNEIFYDLVRQINRKTPVEKKKPKKKSCLLL encoded by the exons attgtCAGTATTTAAACAGACCACATCATGC acagtTCAGTTTGTTCAGggaatttttgttgaaaaatatgaCCCAACGATAGAAGATTCCTACAGAAAG CAAGTCGAAGTAGATTGCCAACAGTGTATGCTCGAAATCCTGGACACAGCAGGAACA gagcAATTTACAGCGATGAGGGATTTGTATATGAAGAATGGCCAAGGGTTTGCACTAGTATATTCTATTACAGCTCAGTCCACGTTTAATGACTTACAGGACCTGAGGGAACAGATTTTACGGGTTAAAGACACAGAAGAT GTTCCAATGATTTTGGTTGGCAATAAATGTGACCTGGAAGATGAGCGAGTAGTTGGCAAAGAGCAGGGTCAGAATTTAGCAAGACAGTGGTGTAACTGTGCCTTTTTAGAATCTTCTGCAAAGTCAAAGATCAACGTTAATGAG atattttatgaCCTTGTCagacagataaatagaaaaacaccAGTGGAAAAGAAGAAGCCTAAAAAGAAATCATGTCTGCTGCTTTAG